A window of Mangifera indica cultivar Alphonso chromosome 11, CATAS_Mindica_2.1, whole genome shotgun sequence contains these coding sequences:
- the LOC123228958 gene encoding uncharacterized protein LOC123228958 isoform X1 has translation MALNNGLRSASKLVSSSQSLLSNSGVLTVNRGFHSTGVKRMGGHGHDEPFYMHAKHMYNLDRMKHQALKMSLTVFTAFSIGVGLPVYAVIFQQKKAASS, from the exons ATGGCTTTGAACAATGGCCTCAGATCAGCCTCAAAGCTCGTCTCCTCTTCTCAATCCCTTCTCTCCAACTCAG GTGTATTGACAGTGAACCGGGGTTTCCACTCAACTGGGGTGAAGAGGATGGGAGGACACGGGCATGATGAACCATTCTACATGCATGCAAAGCACATGTATAACTTAGATAGGATGAAACATCAAGCATTGAAGATGTCTCTTACTGTCTTTACTGCCTTCAGCATTGGTGTTGGCCTTCCTGTGTATGCTGTCATTTTCCAGCAGAAAAAGGCTGCTTCCAGCTAA
- the LOC123228958 gene encoding uncharacterized protein LOC123228958 isoform X2, whose amino-acid sequence MALNNGLRSASKLVSSSQSLLSNSVNRGFHSTGVKRMGGHGHDEPFYMHAKHMYNLDRMKHQALKMSLTVFTAFSIGVGLPVYAVIFQQKKAASS is encoded by the exons ATGGCTTTGAACAATGGCCTCAGATCAGCCTCAAAGCTCGTCTCCTCTTCTCAATCCCTTCTCTCCAACTCAG TGAACCGGGGTTTCCACTCAACTGGGGTGAAGAGGATGGGAGGACACGGGCATGATGAACCATTCTACATGCATGCAAAGCACATGTATAACTTAGATAGGATGAAACATCAAGCATTGAAGATGTCTCTTACTGTCTTTACTGCCTTCAGCATTGGTGTTGGCCTTCCTGTGTATGCTGTCATTTTCCAGCAGAAAAAGGCTGCTTCCAGCTAA
- the LOC123229052 gene encoding 50S ribosomal protein L18-like, whose protein sequence is MASTSSCSSFSFGLPPSRSTTSDKLKLTSLSCISSFPTLSISINVKSPPPIHSSNNVNKDSFIQAAWTRRSQGELAKRPNRKSWKQRTDMYMRPFLLNVFFSRRFIQAKVMHRSTSKVISIASTNAKDLRNTLPSLTDHNACRIIGKLIAERSKDADVYAMSYEPRKDERIEGKLGIVLDTIKENGIIFV, encoded by the exons ATGGCGTCTACTTCGTCTTGTTCCTCTTTCTCGTTTGGGTTGCCCCCCAGTCGCTCAACTACGTCTGATAAACTTAAACTTACTTCTCTTTCATGCATCTCTTCATTTCCCACTCTCAGTATCTCCATCAACGTCAAATCTCCACCCCCCATTCACTCCAGCAACAACGTCAACAAg GATTCTTTTATTCAGGCTGCCTGGACTCGAAGATCTCAGGGTGAACTTGCAAAGAGACCCAACAGGAAATCATGGAAACAAAGGACAGATATGTATATGAGGCCCTTTTTACttaatgttttcttttctaggAGATTTATTCAAGCAAAAGTGATGCATCGGTCTACAAGCAAAGTGATATCAATTGCTAGCACAAATGCCAAGGATCTCCGGAACACTTTACCATCTCTAACTGATCATAATGCATGCAGAATAATAGGGAAGCTAATTGCTGAGCGATCAAAGGATGCTGATGTATATGCAATGTCATATGAACCGAGGAAGGATGAGCGGATAGAAGGTAAACTTGGGATTGTTCTTGATACCATTAAGGAGAACGGTATCATATTTGTTTAA